From a region of the Bradyrhizobium diazoefficiens genome:
- a CDS encoding LysR family transcriptional regulator — protein sequence MRRLNLRLLEVFRVVYETGNVTVAADKLAVTQPAVSKALIELEQDVGLVLFGRERRRLIPTEDAARLYEETARLFTHVEVFEDRIDDFRSGSAGQLAIAAIPTLAGSIVVQAAVALQNKAPLVKVRIVTVSRAEVIKATTHHQVDLGLLHAPVADRDVDVEMIGESEIVAAVHRGHAFESYDYVTPRDLDGHPLIGTYVGSPASYLVRECFEAAGIKMQVAMEANSSAVAFAAAASGRCIALIDPWPSWVLRDDRCVLVKFRPVVPQRIALLTSTFRPPSRLAQLFAEELRHEIIKAAASTPYVRGMIKST from the coding sequence ATGAGGCGGCTCAATCTAAGACTGCTCGAAGTATTCAGGGTCGTGTACGAGACGGGCAATGTAACGGTTGCCGCCGACAAGCTTGCAGTGACCCAGCCCGCAGTCAGCAAAGCACTGATCGAGCTCGAGCAGGATGTCGGCCTGGTATTGTTCGGACGGGAGCGGCGGCGGTTGATTCCGACGGAAGATGCAGCCCGCCTCTACGAGGAAACTGCCCGCCTTTTTACGCACGTGGAGGTCTTCGAAGATCGGATCGATGACTTCCGCTCTGGATCCGCAGGACAGTTGGCGATCGCAGCTATTCCGACGTTGGCAGGTTCTATTGTCGTTCAAGCGGCGGTGGCGTTGCAGAACAAAGCGCCGCTCGTGAAAGTGCGGATCGTCACTGTATCTCGTGCCGAGGTCATCAAGGCGACGACGCATCATCAAGTGGATCTCGGACTGCTGCACGCGCCCGTGGCAGATCGCGACGTGGACGTCGAGATGATCGGCGAGAGCGAGATCGTCGCAGCAGTTCATCGCGGTCATGCTTTCGAGAGCTATGATTATGTCACGCCGCGCGACCTGGATGGCCATCCGCTGATAGGTACATATGTCGGCTCCCCAGCCAGCTATCTCGTTCGCGAATGCTTCGAAGCCGCCGGCATCAAGATGCAGGTGGCGATGGAGGCGAATAGCTCTGCTGTGGCGTTCGCAGCTGCTGCTTCTGGACGCTGCATAGCCTTGATCGATCCCTGGCCCAGCTGGGTCCTTCGTGATGATCGATGTGTGCTCGTCAAATTTCGACCTGTCGTACCTCAACGTATTGCATTGCTGACCTCGACTTTTCGGCCGCCGTCACGGCTTGCCCAGTTGTTTGCAGAGGAGTTGAGACACGAAATCATCAAGGCTGCAGCCTCAACGCCCTACGTGAGAGGGATGATCAAGAGTACCTAG
- a CDS encoding Xaa-Pro peptidase family protein, whose product MLLFERSEYLSRVARVKKAMTQRGIDLLLVASPANQFWLTGYDGWSFYTPQMVVISHHQEEPIWIGRGMDAVGAKFTAFLAPKNVVPYPDKFVGSSELHPMQFVSEELQRRRWDRGRIGVETDDYYYTAKWDAILRKNLPNGEFVDAFLLVNRCRMVKSEREIEYMRQAGRIAAAAQQAAFDAARPGVRQCDVMAEVYRVTTAGLPEFGGTFPCKPPNAMVGEYCSAPHLSWTDAPLVENDLFYIELGGVRHRYHSPLSRCIYLGKPTERMAFTAKVIAEGLNAVLEKVRPGVLCEELAAVWKAVISRHGVEKESRIGYPVGIGYPPTWGELTASIRAGDRTELEPNMTFHCIPAIWTEDFGVVISETFAVTERGADVFAECPRELLCRS is encoded by the coding sequence ATGCTGCTGTTCGAGAGATCGGAATATTTGTCGCGTGTTGCACGCGTGAAGAAGGCAATGACGCAGCGCGGCATCGATCTTCTGCTGGTTGCTTCGCCGGCAAATCAATTCTGGCTCACCGGTTACGACGGGTGGTCCTTCTACACGCCTCAGATGGTGGTGATCAGCCACCACCAGGAAGAGCCGATCTGGATCGGTCGCGGCATGGATGCCGTCGGAGCGAAGTTTACCGCGTTTCTCGCTCCGAAGAACGTGGTGCCGTATCCGGACAAGTTCGTCGGCTCATCCGAGCTGCACCCGATGCAGTTCGTCAGCGAGGAGCTTCAGCGTCGTAGATGGGATCGCGGCAGGATCGGTGTCGAGACCGACGATTACTATTACACAGCCAAATGGGACGCGATTCTCAGGAAGAATCTTCCGAATGGCGAATTCGTCGATGCTTTCCTGCTGGTCAATCGTTGCCGGATGGTGAAGTCCGAACGCGAGATCGAGTACATGCGCCAGGCAGGCCGTATCGCTGCCGCCGCCCAGCAAGCCGCGTTCGATGCTGCGCGACCCGGAGTACGCCAGTGCGATGTCATGGCCGAAGTCTACCGGGTCACGACGGCGGGACTGCCGGAGTTCGGCGGGACGTTCCCCTGCAAGCCGCCCAATGCCATGGTGGGTGAATATTGTTCTGCGCCGCACTTGTCATGGACCGATGCGCCGCTTGTAGAGAACGATCTTTTCTACATTGAACTCGGCGGCGTCAGGCATCGCTATCACTCGCCTCTTTCCCGGTGCATCTATCTCGGCAAACCAACGGAGCGCATGGCGTTCACGGCCAAGGTGATCGCCGAGGGCTTGAATGCCGTGCTGGAAAAGGTGCGACCGGGCGTTTTGTGTGAAGAGCTGGCTGCCGTCTGGAAGGCAGTGATCTCACGACACGGCGTCGAGAAGGAAAGCCGGATTGGCTATCCGGTGGGCATTGGATACCCACCGACCTGGGGTGAACTCACGGCCAGTATCCGCGCCGGAGATCGGACCGAGCTGGAGCCGAACATGACCTTCCATTGCATTCCGGCGATCTGGACCGAGGACTTCGGCGTGGTGATCTCGGAGACGTTCGCGGTGACGGAGCGCGGGGCCGATGTCTTTGCCGAGTGTCCGCGCGAACTGCTGTGCAGGAGCTGA